In the Maribacter sp. MJ134 genome, one interval contains:
- a CDS encoding DUF3467 domain-containing protein — translation MSDNKNQKQKQINIELDEKTAEGIYSNLAIINHSVSEFVVDFISMMPGAPKAKVKSRIVLTPQHAKKFLKALNDNVQRFEKAHGTIKDYEQPPIPLNFGPTGEA, via the coding sequence ATGAGTGACAACAAGAATCAAAAGCAAAAACAGATTAATATAGAGCTTGATGAAAAGACCGCAGAGGGAATTTATTCCAATCTAGCCATTATCAATCATTCAGTTTCAGAGTTTGTGGTAGACTTTATTAGTATGATGCCCGGTGCGCCTAAGGCTAAAGTCAAGAGCAGAATTGTCTTGACACCACAACATGCCAAGAAATTTTTAAAGGCCTTAAATGATAACGTTCAACGCTTTGAAAAAGCTCATGGAACCATAAAGGATTATGAACAACCTCCAATTCCATTAAATTTTGGACCAACAGGAGAAGCGTAA
- a CDS encoding peptide chain release factor 3 yields MNFKDEIERRRTFGIISHPDAGKTTLTEKLLLFGGAIQEAGAVKNNKIKKTATSDFMEIERQRGISVATSVLAFIYKDKKINILDTPGHKDFAEDTFRTLTAVDSVIVVIDVAKGVEEQTVKLVEVCRMRNIPMLVFINKLDREGQDAFDLLDELEQKLGLSVTPLSFPIGMGYDFKGIYNIYEKNINLFSGDSKKNIEETIAFDNIDSPDLEKTIGSNAAEELRENLELVQGVYPQFDKELYLEGKQQPVFFGSALNNFGVRELLDCFIEIAPSPKSKNAEERLVKANEKELTGFVFKIHANMDPKHRDRLAFIKIVSGTFERNKPYLHVRQGKKLKFSSPNAFFAEKKEIVDISYPGDIVGLHDTGNFKIGDTLTEGESLHYKGIPSFSPEHFRYINNADPMKSKQLYKGIDQLMDEGVAQLFTLELNGRKIIGTVGALQFEVIQYRLEHEYGAKCSYENFPVYKACWIGNENRKTDEFKDFVRVKQKFLAKDKKGQLVFLADSQFSLQMTQAKYPKVKLHFVSEFE; encoded by the coding sequence ATGAATTTTAAAGATGAAATTGAGAGACGAAGAACTTTCGGTATTATTTCTCATCCCGATGCGGGAAAGACGACACTAACAGAGAAATTGCTGTTGTTCGGAGGTGCAATTCAAGAGGCGGGGGCTGTAAAGAACAACAAGATAAAGAAAACGGCAACCAGTGATTTTATGGAGATTGAGCGGCAACGAGGAATTTCAGTAGCTACTTCTGTTTTGGCGTTTATTTATAAGGATAAAAAAATTAATATACTTGATACTCCTGGACATAAAGATTTTGCGGAAGATACTTTTAGAACTTTAACCGCGGTAGATAGTGTCATCGTGGTAATCGACGTTGCCAAGGGTGTGGAAGAGCAGACAGTAAAACTTGTTGAAGTTTGTCGTATGCGAAATATTCCAATGCTGGTTTTTATAAATAAGCTAGATCGCGAGGGTCAGGATGCCTTTGATTTGCTAGATGAATTAGAACAGAAATTAGGACTTTCCGTTACCCCTCTGAGCTTCCCTATTGGTATGGGATACGATTTCAAGGGTATATATAACATTTATGAAAAAAATATAAACCTTTTCAGTGGGGATAGCAAAAAGAATATTGAAGAAACCATCGCATTTGACAATATAGATAGTCCCGATTTAGAAAAAACAATCGGGTCTAACGCTGCAGAAGAACTACGTGAGAATCTAGAATTGGTTCAAGGAGTTTATCCGCAATTCGATAAAGAACTATATCTGGAGGGTAAACAACAGCCTGTTTTCTTTGGTTCTGCTCTTAATAATTTTGGAGTAAGAGAATTACTGGATTGCTTCATTGAAATAGCACCGTCTCCTAAATCCAAGAACGCGGAAGAAAGGCTTGTTAAAGCTAATGAGAAAGAGCTCACGGGATTTGTTTTTAAAATTCATGCCAATATGGACCCAAAACACAGGGACCGTTTGGCTTTTATAAAAATAGTCTCGGGCACTTTTGAGCGTAACAAACCTTATTTACATGTACGCCAAGGTAAAAAACTGAAATTTTCTAGTCCAAATGCTTTCTTTGCCGAAAAAAAAGAAATCGTGGATATCTCCTACCCAGGCGATATTGTTGGCCTACATGACACAGGTAATTTTAAAATTGGTGACACACTAACCGAAGGTGAGTCTTTACATTATAAAGGCATACCAAGCTTTTCGCCAGAACATTTTAGGTACATCAACAATGCGGACCCTATGAAGTCCAAGCAGTTGTACAAAGGAATAGACCAGTTAATGGATGAGGGTGTAGCACAGTTATTCACGCTAGAATTAAATGGGCGGAAAATCATCGGTACCGTTGGCGCCTTGCAGTTTGAGGTCATTCAATATAGGTTAGAACATGAATATGGTGCTAAATGTAGTTACGAGAATTTCCCTGTTTATAAGGCTTGTTGGATAGGCAACGAAAATAGAAAGACTGATGAATTCAAGGATTTCGTGAGGGTCAAACAAAAATTTCTAGCCAAAGACAAAAAAGGTCAGCTGGTGTTCTTGGCAGATTCTCAGTTTTCGCTACAAATGACACAAGCAAAATATCCTAAAGTAAAGCTTCACTTTGTATCGGAGTTTGAATAA
- a CDS encoding Ig-like domain-containing protein, with the protein MEKSTCLISRSLTSLLDKVLFGFLVCFIISVNRVDAHNFSYAFVFQDMDGDGILDIDDIDDDNDGILDATEDANLDGDNDHLTNPTDSDGDSIPNYLDIDSDNDGILDNVEGQLTSAYVGPSGVDNNDNGLDDAYEGSYGFGIMPINSDRSVLPDYIDLDSDLDGIRDNVESQPFLNYVSPLEIDLNQNGLDDAYEGSFGFGIDPINSDMDEFPDFRDFDSDDDGIKDKVEAQTSEDYVPPSGDSDRNGIDDSYEEGLHPIDVDSDSIPDFQDIDSDNDGLIDNLEAQSIDNFIIPSGVDGNNDGLDSVYGGDGLIPINSDTDSKPDFRDIDSDNDGIPDNVEGQTTAGYIAPNDDDAATYASNDGVNSAYIGGLTPVNTDSTDSPDYLDDDSDNDTVPDNNEGNDFNFDGVPDQTFTGVDTDGDGLDDGYEDSDVDDGFDVNDEIDDPENDLPDTDGTEDVNYRDLDDDGDGIDTPDEDLDNDGDPTNDDTDGDGTPDYLDPDDNDPDTDGDGVPDSVDLDDDNDGILDTTEDPNVDGDNDPLTDPLDSDGDGKPDHLDIDSDNDGIPDNVEGQTTAGYIAPNDDDAATYASNDGVNSAYIGGLTPVNTDGTDSPDYLDDDSDNDTVPDNNEGNDFNFDGVPDQTFTGVDTDGDGLDDGYEGSDVDDGFDVNDEIDDPENDLPDTDGTEDVNYRDLDDDGDGIDTPDEDLDNDGDPTNDDTDGDGTPDYLDPDDNDPDTDGDGVPDSVDLDDDNDGILDTTEDPNVDGDNDPLTDPLDSDGDGKPDHLDIDSDNDGIPDNVEGQTTAGYIAPNDDDAATYASNDGVNSAYIGGLTPVNTDGTDSPDYLDDDSDNDTVPDNNEGNDFNFDGVPDQTFTGVDTDGDGLDDGYEGSDVDDGFDVNDEIDDPENDLPDTDGTEDVNYRDLDDDGDGIDTPDEDLDNDGDPTNDDTDGDGTPDYLDPDSGVLDAIDDSVTTLENTPVDIDIFANDTGIPADGTLTFTNPSNGTLVLNDGGTPDDITDDFLVYTPEDGFNGMDTFEYTVCDALGNCDTAIVTITVGTPPVLDVVDDSFTTDPEISVDITMLDNDSNIPADGTITFTDPSNGTVVLNDGGTPDDITDDFFTYTPNTGFSGTDTFEYTVCDAAGTCDTAIITVTVNEPQILEIEVNQMVTPNADGKNDFLFIRGVEGIRTSSLKIFNRWGVAVYEGENYNNQNNVFDGRSRGRSTLSVEDYLPSGIYYYIFDYTTLDGENKVDSEYIYISR; encoded by the coding sequence ATGGAAAAAAGTACCTGTTTAATAAGTAGAAGTTTAACTTCTTTGCTCGATAAGGTTCTGTTCGGATTTTTAGTTTGTTTCATTATATCGGTTAATAGGGTAGATGCTCATAATTTTTCATATGCGTTTGTTTTTCAGGATATGGATGGCGACGGTATTCTAGATATAGACGATATTGATGACGATAATGATGGCATACTAGATGCTACAGAAGACGCTAATTTGGACGGTGATAACGATCATTTGACAAATCCCACCGATAGCGACGGTGATTCCATTCCCAATTATTTGGATATTGATTCAGACAATGACGGTATTCTTGATAATGTTGAGGGTCAATTAACGTCTGCCTATGTCGGTCCTTCAGGAGTTGATAATAATGATAATGGTCTTGATGATGCTTATGAAGGTTCGTATGGTTTTGGAATAATGCCAATTAATTCTGACAGGTCGGTTTTGCCTGATTATATCGACTTGGATTCGGATTTAGACGGTATCAGAGATAATGTAGAATCCCAACCCTTTTTAAATTATGTATCTCCCTTGGAAATTGACTTAAACCAAAATGGTTTGGATGATGCTTATGAAGGGAGTTTTGGTTTTGGAATAGATCCCATAAATTCAGACATGGATGAATTTCCTGATTTCCGTGACTTTGATTCTGATGATGACGGTATAAAGGATAAAGTGGAAGCCCAAACTTCGGAGGATTATGTTCCTCCTAGTGGTGATAGTGATAGAAATGGAATCGATGATTCTTACGAAGAAGGATTACATCCAATTGATGTGGATAGTGATAGTATTCCTGACTTTCAGGACATTGACAGTGATAACGATGGTCTTATCGATAATTTGGAAGCTCAGTCAATCGATAATTTCATAATTCCTTCTGGGGTGGATGGAAATAATGATGGGCTAGATAGTGTATATGGAGGTGATGGATTGATACCAATTAATAGCGATACCGATTCAAAACCTGATTTCAGAGACATAGACAGTGACAACGACGGTATTCCGGACAATGTTGAAGGTCAAACGACGGCAGGTTATATAGCTCCCAACGACGACGATGCGGCCACGTACGCCTCGAACGATGGGGTGAACAGTGCGTACATCGGCGGCCTTACCCCTGTTAACACGGACAGTACTGACAGTCCGGACTATCTGGACGACGACAGTGACAACGATACGGTCCCTGACAACAACGAGGGTAACGATTTCAATTTCGACGGAGTACCGGACCAGACCTTTACGGGTGTGGATACGGACGGTGACGGTCTTGACGACGGCTACGAGGATAGCGATGTCGATGACGGTTTCGACGTGAACGATGAGATAGACGACCCAGAGAACGATTTACCGGATACGGACGGTACGGAGGACGTTAACTACCGTGACCTTGACGACGACGGAGACGGCATCGACACTCCGGACGAGGATCTGGACAACGACGGCGACCCGACAAATGATGATACGGACGGTGACGGCACCCCCGACTACCTTGACCCGGACGATAACGATCCCGATACGGACGGCGACGGCGTACCCGATAGTGTTGACCTAGATGACGACAACGACGGTATATTGGATACTACTGAGGACCCTAACGTGGATGGTGACAACGACCCGTTGACGGATCCCTTGGATTCGGACGGTGACGGCAAGCCCGACCATTTGGACATAGACAGTGACAACGACGGTATTCCGGACAATGTTGAAGGTCAAACGACGGCAGGTTATATAGCTCCCAACGACGACGATGCGGCCACGTATGCGTCGAACGATGGGGTGAACAGTGCGTACATCGGCGGTCTTACCCCTGTTAACACGGACGGTACGGACAGTCCGGACTATCTGGACGACGACAGTGACAACGATACGGTCCCTGACAACAACGAGGGTAACGATTTCAATTTCGACGGAGTACCGGACCAGACCTTTACGGGAGTGGATACGGACGGTGACGGTCTTGACGACGGCTACGAGGGTAGCGATGTCGATGACGGTTTCGACGTGAACGACGAGATAGACGACCCAGAGAACGATTTACCGGATACGGACGGTACGGAGGACGTGAACTACCGTGACCTTGACGACGACGGAGACGGCATCGACACTCCCGACGAGGATCTGGACAACGACGGCGACCCGACAAATGATGATACGGACGGTGACGGCACCCCCGACTACCTTGACCCGGACGATAACGATCCCGATACGGACGGCGACGGCGTACCCGATAGTGTTGACCTAGATGACGACAACGACGGTATATTGGATACGACGGAGGACCCGAACGTGGATGGTGACAACGACCCGTTGACGGATCCCCTGGATTCGGACGGTGACGGCAAGCCCGACCATTTGGACATAGACAGCGACAACGACGGTATTCCGGACAATGTTGAAGGTCAAACGACGGCAGGTTATATAGCTCCCAACGACGACGATGCGGCCACCTACGCGTCGAACGATGGGGTGAACAGTGCCTACATCGGCGGTCTTACCCCTGTGAACACGGACGGTACTGACAGTCCGGACTATCTGGACGACGACAGTGACAACGATACGGTCCCTGACAACAACGAGGGTAACGATTTCAATTTCGACGGAGTACCGGACCAGACCTTTACGGGAGTGGATACGGACGGTGACGGTCTTGACGACGGCTACGAGGGTAGCGATGTCGATGATGGTTTCGACGTGAACGACGAGATAGACGACCCAGAGAACGATTTACCGGATACGGACGGTACGGAGGACGTTAACTACCGTGACCTTGACGACGACGGAGACGGCATCGACACTCCCGACGAGGATTTGGACAACGACGGCGACCCGACAAATGATGATACGGACGGTGACGGCACCCCCGACTACCTTGATCCTGATAGTGGTGTTTTGGATGCAATAGACGATAGCGTTACCACACTTGAGAATACCCCAGTTGATATTGATATTTTTGCCAATGACACTGGTATTCCGGCAGACGGAACACTCACTTTCACCAATCCTTCCAACGGTACCCTGGTATTGAACGACGGCGGTACTCCGGATGATATCACGGACGACTTTCTGGTTTACACGCCAGAGGACGGATTCAATGGTATGGACACGTTTGAGTATACCGTTTGTGATGCGCTTGGAAACTGCGATACGGCTATAGTTACTATAACAGTGGGAACTCCTCCTGTTTTGGATGTGGTAGATGATTCGTTTACAACGGACCCTGAAATTTCCGTAGATATTACAATGTTAGATAATGATAGTAATATTCCGGCAGATGGAACTATCACTTTCACTGACCCTTCCAACGGCACAGTGGTACTAAATGACGGAGGAACACCCGACGATATTACTGATGATTTCTTTACCTATACTCCTAATACAGGATTTAGTGGTACGGACACTTTTGAGTACACCGTATGTGATGCAGCAGGCACTTGCGATACGGCAATCATAACTGTGACCGTCAATGAACCTCAAATATTAGAGATTGAGGTCAACCAAATGGTAACTCCAAACGCAGATGGAAAGAATGATTTCTTGTTTATAAGAGGAGTGGAAGGTATTAGAACCAGTTCTTTAAAAATATTCAACAGATGGGGAGTTGCTGTGTACGAGGGAGAGAATTATAACAATCAAAATAATGTTTTTGATGGACGCTCACGAGGAAGATCAACCTTAAGTGTTGAAGACTATCTCCCTTCGGGTATCTATTATTATATATTTGACTATACTACCTTGGATGGGGAAAATAAAGTTGATAGTGAGTATATTTACATCAGCAGATAA
- a CDS encoding type IX secretion system membrane protein PorP/SprF, with protein sequence MNIRNKFTIVTLLSFVFIGLVNAQQDAQYTQYMFNTMSVNPAYAGSRGQLSIAALYRAQWVGLDGAPTSQTLNLHSPIRNSKLGYGVSIVNDEIGDGVVQETYFDGIISYTIDVSREGKLSFGLKAGGNLLNLDFNKLRNFDAEPVNSDNIENRFSPNVGLGLYYHSNKFYAGLSAPNLLQTEHFDNSQRDANTVQFLSKERINFYLITGYVFDLNGNLKFKPALLTKMVGGAPLQVDFSANFMFNEKFTFGAAYRWDAALSAMAGFQISDQFMLGLAYDKETTDLGGTQFNDGSFEVFLRFELVKSFQRLVSPRFF encoded by the coding sequence ATGAATATCAGGAATAAGTTTACTATTGTTACGCTATTATCCTTTGTTTTTATTGGATTGGTCAATGCCCAGCAAGACGCTCAGTATACGCAGTATATGTTCAATACCATGAGTGTCAACCCGGCTTACGCAGGTTCTCGTGGGCAACTTAGTATTGCTGCTTTGTACAGGGCGCAATGGGTCGGTCTCGATGGCGCTCCGACTTCGCAAACGCTAAACCTTCACTCTCCTATCAGGAATAGTAAATTAGGCTATGGTGTGTCCATAGTAAATGACGAAATAGGGGATGGGGTAGTTCAAGAAACTTATTTTGACGGAATCATATCATATACTATTGATGTGTCCAGAGAGGGTAAATTGTCTTTTGGATTAAAAGCAGGAGGTAATTTATTAAATCTAGATTTTAATAAGTTAAGGAATTTTGATGCAGAGCCTGTAAATTCAGATAACATAGAGAATAGGTTTTCGCCAAATGTGGGTTTAGGACTGTATTATCATTCCAACAAGTTTTACGCGGGCCTATCCGCTCCTAACTTATTACAAACAGAGCATTTTGATAATTCCCAGAGAGATGCGAATACGGTACAGTTTCTTTCCAAGGAGCGTATTAATTTCTACTTGATAACCGGTTACGTTTTTGATTTAAATGGCAATCTAAAGTTCAAACCTGCATTATTGACCAAGATGGTGGGCGGAGCTCCGTTACAAGTTGACTTTTCAGCTAACTTTATGTTCAATGAGAAATTTACTTTTGGAGCGGCTTATCGTTGGGATGCCGCCTTAAGTGCTATGGCCGGTTTCCAGATTTCTGACCAGTTTATGTTGGGCCTAGCCTACGATAAAGAGACTACTGATTTGGGCGGAACACAGTTCAACGATGGGTCTTTTGAAGTATTTTTACGATTTGAATTGGTAAAATCGTTCCAAAGATTAGTATCTCCCCGATTCTTCTAA
- a CDS encoding OmpA family protein, which yields MMKKLQLLVLLLMICGLEFSQAQERLINKGNEKYEEYSFSPAIDIYKKVIEKGYTSADLLKKLGNSYYYNAQYKEAAETYKKLDSEYPNDITPEDYFKYSQTLKTLGDYDGSNEVMSKFTMLTSGDNRASVFKSEKDYLAEIKANSGRYELKPFEYNSVYSEFAPSYYKEGLIFSSDRDTGNFARYRHTWNSKDFLDLYRVNADSVSLNNVVKIDLKGKKESIPLDNGNTTTSDDLGKRKDRINTRLHESTSIVTKDGKTIYFTRNNFVEGKYKKDEKGIIRLKIFRAQLIDGDWTEIEELPFNSDSYSVAHPALSPDEKTLYFASDMPGTLGESDIFKTSINNDRTFGTPENLGSNINTEARETFPFVTSEEILYFSSDGHPGLGGLDVFATKIKRQDFTGNVMNVGEPVNCNKDDFTFIFNEETRKGYLASNREDGLGADDIYALVEKEPLVFECVQKVTGTVRDKISNEVLVGATVKVINEENEEIFSTITDSDGNYSLVLDCNQGNFVRALMEGYIPFEEYVGISDGKPKIIDFYLERDTITAGFGDDLAKLLQLSTIYFDFDKYNIRKDSEIEVEKVIAAMEKYPSLKIQVNSHTDSRGPAAYNLWLSQKRAESTINYMITNGISKDRLASEGFGETKLINECEDGIKCSSEKHDLNRRSEFIIME from the coding sequence ATGATGAAAAAATTACAGCTTTTGGTTCTGCTTTTAATGATATGTGGTTTGGAATTTTCCCAAGCGCAGGAAAGGCTTATCAATAAAGGAAATGAGAAGTATGAAGAGTATTCTTTTAGTCCGGCCATTGATATTTATAAAAAAGTAATTGAGAAGGGATATACTTCAGCGGATTTATTGAAAAAATTAGGAAATTCCTATTACTATAACGCGCAGTACAAGGAAGCCGCTGAAACCTATAAGAAATTAGATTCGGAGTACCCAAATGATATCACCCCTGAGGATTATTTTAAGTACTCTCAGACACTAAAAACGCTCGGCGATTATGATGGGTCTAACGAAGTGATGTCCAAATTCACCATGCTTACCTCGGGAGATAACAGAGCTTCGGTATTCAAGAGTGAAAAAGACTATTTGGCAGAGATTAAGGCTAACTCCGGGCGGTATGAATTAAAGCCTTTTGAATATAACTCGGTTTACTCGGAATTTGCTCCGTCTTATTATAAAGAAGGGCTTATTTTTTCATCGGATAGGGATACCGGCAACTTTGCACGATATAGACATACTTGGAATTCCAAGGATTTTTTAGACTTATATAGGGTAAATGCGGATAGTGTATCGCTTAATAATGTAGTAAAAATAGACCTCAAAGGAAAAAAAGAATCAATTCCTTTAGATAATGGGAATACAACTACTTCCGATGATTTGGGAAAACGGAAGGATAGGATTAACACGCGCTTACATGAGTCAACGTCAATAGTTACCAAAGACGGTAAAACAATATATTTTACCAGGAATAATTTTGTAGAAGGAAAGTACAAGAAGGACGAAAAAGGGATTATACGATTGAAAATTTTCAGGGCACAGTTGATTGATGGTGATTGGACTGAAATTGAGGAACTTCCCTTTAATAGTGATTCCTATTCCGTGGCGCATCCAGCGCTAAGTCCCGACGAGAAGACTTTGTACTTTGCTTCAGACATGCCGGGTACGCTTGGAGAGTCGGATATATTTAAAACATCCATTAATAATGATAGAACGTTTGGAACACCAGAAAATTTAGGATCCAATATCAATACGGAAGCAAGGGAAACCTTTCCTTTTGTGACTAGTGAGGAAATTCTTTATTTCTCATCTGATGGTCATCCCGGACTCGGAGGATTGGACGTTTTTGCTACGAAAATAAAACGACAGGATTTTACTGGTAATGTCATGAATGTCGGGGAACCCGTGAACTGTAATAAGGACGACTTTACTTTTATCTTCAATGAGGAAACTAGAAAAGGTTATTTGGCTTCGAACAGGGAAGATGGGCTAGGAGCTGACGATATTTACGCATTGGTTGAAAAAGAACCACTTGTTTTTGAATGTGTGCAAAAAGTTACTGGAACGGTGAGGGACAAAATTTCAAATGAAGTCTTGGTAGGTGCTACGGTAAAGGTCATAAATGAGGAGAATGAGGAGATATTTTCTACCATAACGGACTCTGACGGTAATTATAGTTTAGTTTTAGATTGTAATCAAGGAAACTTTGTAAGGGCCCTGATGGAGGGTTATATACCATTTGAAGAATATGTTGGCATCTCTGATGGTAAGCCCAAAATAATTGATTTTTACTTGGAAAGAGATACGATTACAGCTGGTTTTGGAGACGATTTGGCCAAGTTACTGCAATTGAGTACTATTTATTTTGATTTTGATAAATACAATATCCGCAAAGATTCTGAAATAGAGGTAGAAAAGGTAATCGCTGCCATGGAGAAATATCCGAGTCTTAAGATACAGGTCAACTCCCATACTGATAGTAGAGGGCCTGCAGCTTATAATCTCTGGTTATCCCAAAAAAGAGCGGAATCAACCATTAATTATATGATAACAAATGGTATTTCAAAGGACAGGTTAGCGAGTGAAGGATTTGGAGAAACAAAACTTATCAATGAGTGTGAAGATGGAATTAAGTGTTCATCCGAAAAGCACGATTTGAACAGACGTTCTGAGTTTATTATAATGGAATAG